From one Esox lucius isolate fEsoLuc1 chromosome 11, fEsoLuc1.pri, whole genome shotgun sequence genomic stretch:
- the LOC105013439 gene encoding uncharacterized protein LOC105013439 encodes MATDPRASPKSPVSQDNGLWMDAGCKLAEDTDRAKGHSSFSEEKSHEVRQDVIPPPCVTTSNPNGMEEDDEVFILPPPCTDPFCPGEGGTTQTNINVSVEANSVIEAKENPRSLDGVHAEQLQSPVVDKTTVTAEEEQITGPKSRGSMDIPVLTEEPGPASVTEVDRWKEAGARSPGPSHRNVDLGIQEDTDSTPDSEPERFLGDDEATVTAPGRTDESSGDAESMDDDTLLNCVAREHWVRRDSAGADGQPRLSISRGLSGEQMTAPWPQSPASEGQEQEDVDNLTVAEDIQQGEKLLLRLHLVQQRHDGHAAQEPPPSYQAATKTGSQDTGCQEVELIEGVTEEKEEQGGREETRGERELGESVQLQTILVEEAATLFSEIQTCPLAQLRKERECTDDDQSDSGVSTDFGPVGNHDIHTSTTPIINSRAPPPQNERDIPSAVERRPSLQRSMDVANTQEGPEVLDIALMKTSLLGKTLSSKTAGQGPGRGTDWQFSKKKMQKEISQEIQRELVLVNLGKIPGVYSKGTVRQMRERKLLFEAFQQGNAEGAAKHSRPPSTAGLGKGHVFPSVLERTRSLELVSLKACSLSRTHSHQLFDIKAMQGGSGQTLTVESQHAGTGTEQHLVILESDDTVVAHYPNKDSRAQRLCRSLECLSVGGNTFSEEAATDEMSGAGPRDQGSAILRENPFYKLRPSLAMKPEVEKDIREARKREEELRRQRCSLYGVAGASGGRQDSSDDLTLDSSAKLTPSTSSLTTSADGRQTKGKLDRTWPPPDPKHVEDNPGQTQETKVFKAGGQKTPLWQRWEAGMVSGPQPRKQD; translated from the exons ATGGCAACAGATCCTCGGGCCAGTCCCAAGAGTCCGGTCTCCCAGGACAACGGTCTGTGGATGGATGCTGGCTGTAAATTAGCAGAGGACACAGATAGGGCCAAGGGACACTCCTCCTTTTCTGAGGAAAAGTCCCATGAGGTCCGGCAGGATGTCATACCGCCCCCGTGTGTCACTACAAGCAACCCCAATGGGATGGAGGAAGACGATGAAGTCTTCATCCTTCCGCCACCATGCACAGACCCCTTTTGTCCAGGTGAGGGCGGTACTACACAGACCAACATAAATGTCTCAGTTGAGGCCAACAGCGTCATAGAGGCTAAAGAAAATCCCAGGAGCTTAGATGGAGTCCATGCTGAGCAGCTCCAGTCTCCAGTCGTGGATAAGACGACAGTAACAGCGGAAGAAGAGCAGATCACTGGACCGAAGAGCAGAGGATCTATGGACATCCCAGTGCTAACTGAAGAACCGGGCCCTGCGTCGGTAACAGAAGTGGACCGATGGAAGGAAGCGGGTGCCCGTAGTCCCGGGCCGTCACATCGCAACGTGGACCTCGGTATTCAGGAAGACACAGATTCCACCCCAGACTCTGAGCCAGAGCGCTTCCTTGGCGACGATGAAGCGACCGTCACGGCGCCAGGGCGCACAGACGAGAGCAGCGGTGACGCCGAAAGCATGGACGATGACACACTGCTGAACTGCGTGGCCAGGGAGCATTGGGTCAGGAGGGACAGTGCTGGCGCTGATGGACAGCCTCGGCTTTCTATTTCAAGAGGCTTATCCGGGGAACAGATGACTGCGCCCTGGCCTCAGTCGCCTGCCTCTGAAGGGCAGGAGCAGGAGGACGTTGACAACCTGACAGTGGCTGAAGATATCCAGCAGGGGGAGAAGCTGCTGCTTCGCCTACACCTAGTGCAGCAGCGACACGACGGACACGCAGCTCAGGAGCCTCCGCCCTCGTACCAGGCAGCCACGAAGACAGGCAGTCAAGACACAGGCTGCCAGGAGGTCGAGTTAATTGAGGGCGTGacggaggagaaagaagagcagggagggagggaggaaaccCGCGGAGAAAGAGAGCTGGGCGAGAGCGTACAACTCCAAACCATCCTGGTAGAAGAGGCCGCAACGTTATTTAGTGAGATCCAAACGTGTCCTCTTGCCCAGCtcaggaaagagagggaatgcACTGACGATGACCAGAGTGACAGCGGGGTGTCCACTGACTTTGGCCCTGTCGGCAATCATGACATCCACACCAGCACAACTCCAATTATTAACAGCAGGGCTCCCCCGCCACAGAACGAGAGGGACATCCCGTCAGCTGTTGAAAGGAGGCCAAGCCTGCAGAGGTCTATGGACGTGGCAAACACCCAGGAGGGTCCCGAAGTGCTGGACATTGCACTAATGAAGACTTCCCTGCTGGGTAAGACACTGTCCTCCAAGACAGCTGGCCAAGGGCCTGGGCGGGGCACTGACTGGCAGTTCTCCAAAAAAAAGATGCAGAAGGAGATCAGCCAGGAGATCCAGAGGGAGCTTGTGTTGGTGAACTTGGGGAAGATCCCCGGGGTCTACAGCAAGGGAACTGTACGCCAGATGAGGGAGAGGAAGCTGCTGTTCGAGGCCTTCCAGCAGGGCAACGCAGAAGGAGCTGCCAAGCACAGTAGACCCCCCTCCACGGCAGGTCTAGGGAAAGGCCATGTCTTTCCCTCTGTGCTGGAAAGAACACGCAGCTTGGAGCTCGTCTCTCTCAAAGCTTGTTCTCTCTCAAGAACCCACTCCCACCAGCTGTTTGACATAAAGGCAATGCAGGGCGGCTCAGGCCAAACCCTGACCGTAGAGAGCCAGCATGCAGGTACAGGAACAGAGCAGCATTTGGTTATTCTGGAGAGTGACGACACAGTTGTAGCCCACTATCCCAACAAAGACAGCAGAGCCCAGCGCCTATGCAGAAGCCTAGAGTGCCTAAGTGTAGGGGGAAACACCTTCAGTGAGGAGGCAGCCACGGATGAGATGAGTGGAGCAGGACCCAGGGATCAGGGCTCAGCCATCCTCCGGGAGAACCCTTTCTATAAGCTGCGTCCCTCACTGGCCATGAAACCAGAAGTAGAGAAGGACATCCGGGAGgccagaaagagggaggaggagctACGTAGGCAGAGATGCAGTCTATATGGTGTTGCAGGGGCAAGTGGAGGGAGACAAGACAGCTCGGATGACCTCACCCTAGACTCCTCCGCCAAACTCACTCCATCCACTTCCTCACTGACAACATCAG CTGATGGACGACAAACCAAGGGAAAGTTGGATCGGACCTGGCCCCCACCCGATCCGAAGCATGTTGAAGACAACCCTGGACAAACACAG GAGACGAAGGTTTTCAAGGCAGGTGGCCAGAAAACGCCTCTGTGGCAACGATGGGAGGCAGGAATGGTGAGCGGCCCACAGCCACGGAAACAGGACTGA